Proteins from a single region of Geothrix sp. PMB-07:
- a CDS encoding response regulator: MNAAPARILCIEDNPMNWRLVQRLLSQAGYEMHWAEDGLKGCELALELKPTLILLDINLPGLSGFEVATKLRQNTSMDGTLIVALTAKTMKSDRETALVTGCDGFISKPIDPFLFVSQVEGYLGGQRDRLEKGREGAALRQFSQQVVVHLEAQLREAQEGNRKLTEVQAELEQRSQHLSRLLSLSKDIIPIRSDLEILSKVLGQLTEELQLDRIRAYRVHESGVYFQGLAAVAGGFEETPVLPMTHPLVAWAESLAPGAVLCGSDLHQSSPWEQGIDLGLWAPRNQALMLPLGSRSEEGRLWGFLAADRAERPFQPFEAELAALHGGILQVSLENAGLIAHLAETSQALATSYEGLETAYEALKEAQRALGTQNQKTALGGLFMNTAKRLQGPVRVLKEESVALSQLLDQPGPPQGEERSASRQAMDQIRHATAQVDGLVRSLLRRAGRGEASAPEWIHLHELMAEELNLLRAEEALPEDLPVELNFQAPRDLLFGVHSDFAEVLGHLVAHAVEGLPRHLILRTWGGNSHFRIELEDDGAPIEAELLVNALEPFKDLRPVKGEGGGRTPGQGLSACAQLMNAYGGSVQIVPLKQGSLVRLSLPMD, from the coding sequence TTGAACGCGGCACCGGCGCGCATCCTCTGCATCGAAGACAACCCCATGAACTGGCGCCTGGTCCAGCGCCTGCTCTCCCAGGCAGGTTACGAGATGCATTGGGCGGAGGATGGCCTCAAGGGTTGCGAGCTGGCCCTGGAGCTCAAGCCCACGCTCATCTTGTTGGACATCAACCTGCCGGGGCTGTCCGGCTTTGAGGTGGCCACCAAGCTGCGCCAGAACACCAGCATGGATGGCACCCTCATCGTGGCGCTGACCGCCAAGACCATGAAGAGCGACCGGGAGACCGCCCTGGTGACCGGTTGCGATGGCTTCATCTCCAAGCCCATCGATCCCTTCCTGTTCGTGAGCCAGGTGGAAGGCTACCTGGGCGGCCAGCGGGACCGGCTTGAAAAGGGCAGGGAGGGCGCGGCCCTGCGCCAGTTCAGCCAACAGGTGGTGGTGCATCTGGAAGCCCAGCTGCGGGAGGCCCAGGAGGGCAACCGGAAGCTGACCGAGGTTCAAGCCGAGTTGGAGCAGCGGAGCCAGCATCTCTCCCGCCTGCTGTCGCTCAGCAAGGACATCATTCCCATCCGCAGTGATCTGGAAATCTTGTCCAAGGTGTTGGGTCAATTGACTGAGGAACTCCAACTGGACCGGATCCGGGCCTACCGGGTTCATGAGAGCGGCGTGTATTTCCAGGGCCTGGCGGCCGTCGCCGGGGGATTCGAGGAAACCCCCGTGTTGCCCATGACCCATCCCCTCGTGGCCTGGGCTGAATCACTCGCCCCCGGCGCAGTGCTGTGCGGAAGCGATCTCCACCAGTCCTCGCCTTGGGAACAGGGCATCGACCTTGGCTTGTGGGCGCCCCGAAACCAGGCCTTGATGCTGCCGCTGGGCAGCCGTTCCGAGGAGGGCAGGCTGTGGGGATTCCTGGCGGCGGATCGAGCCGAGCGCCCCTTCCAACCCTTTGAAGCGGAACTGGCGGCACTCCATGGCGGCATCCTGCAGGTCAGTCTGGAGAATGCCGGCCTGATTGCCCACCTTGCGGAGACCAGCCAGGCCCTGGCCACCAGCTACGAGGGCCTGGAGACGGCTTATGAGGCCCTGAAGGAAGCCCAGCGGGCCCTGGGCACCCAGAATCAGAAGACGGCACTGGGCGGCCTGTTCATGAACACGGCCAAGCGGTTGCAGGGCCCTGTGCGGGTTTTGAAGGAGGAGAGCGTCGCGCTGTCCCAACTCCTGGATCAACCCGGGCCGCCTCAGGGCGAGGAACGCTCGGCGAGCCGCCAAGCCATGGATCAGATCCGTCATGCCACCGCCCAGGTGGATGGGTTGGTGCGGTCTCTGCTGCGCCGGGCCGGGCGGGGCGAGGCCAGCGCACCGGAGTGGATCCACCTCCACGAGCTGATGGCCGAGGAGTTGAACCTCCTGCGGGCAGAGGAGGCGCTGCCCGAGGATCTGCCCGTGGAATTGAATTTCCAGGCCCCCAGGGACCTCCTGTTCGGGGTGCATTCGGATTTTGCGGAAGTCTTGGGTCACCTGGTCGCCCACGCCGTGGAAGGACTGCCCCGGCACCTGATACTGCGGACCTGGGGCGGGAACAGCCACTTCCGAATCGAACTCGAAGACGATGGGGCGCCCATCGAGGCAGAGCTGCTCGTCAATGCCCTGGAGCCCTTCAAAGACCTTCGCCCCGTGAAGGGCGAGGGCGGCGGGCGCACGCCGGGCCAAGGGCTTTCGGCCTGTGCCCAGCTCATGAATGCCTATGGTGGCAGCGTCCAGATCGTGCCCCTGAAGCAGGGTTCTCTGGTGCGTCTCAGCCTTCCCATGGATTGA
- a CDS encoding CoA transferase subunit A, producing MIDKRVSSALEAVKDIPEGAHLAVGGFGLCGIPEHLIAALAQTGVKHLTCYSNNAGVDDFGLGILLQNRQIKKMVSSYVGENAEFERQYLSGELEVELVPQGTLAERMRAGGAGIPAFFTPTGAGTKVAEGKETRLFRGKECVLEAGIFADFALVKAWKADRLGNLVFRKTARNFNPMVATCGKVCIAEVEEIVEVGDLDPDAIHTPGIFVHRLVLGTAYEKRIEKVVTR from the coding sequence ATGATCGACAAGCGCGTCAGCTCAGCCCTGGAAGCCGTGAAGGACATCCCGGAAGGCGCCCATCTGGCCGTGGGCGGCTTCGGCCTTTGCGGCATTCCCGAGCACCTCATCGCCGCGCTGGCCCAGACCGGCGTGAAGCATCTCACCTGCTACTCCAATAATGCCGGCGTGGATGATTTCGGTCTGGGCATCCTGCTCCAGAACCGCCAGATCAAGAAAATGGTCAGCAGCTACGTGGGCGAGAACGCCGAGTTCGAGCGGCAATACCTCAGTGGCGAATTGGAGGTCGAACTGGTGCCTCAGGGCACCCTGGCCGAACGCATGCGCGCCGGCGGAGCCGGCATCCCCGCGTTCTTCACACCCACCGGGGCGGGCACCAAGGTGGCCGAAGGCAAAGAGACCCGTCTTTTCCGCGGAAAAGAATGTGTGCTGGAAGCGGGTATCTTCGCGGATTTCGCCCTGGTGAAGGCCTGGAAGGCTGACCGTCTGGGCAACCTGGTGTTCCGCAAAACCGCTCGCAACTTCAACCCCATGGTCGCCACCTGCGGAAAGGTGTGCATCGCCGAGGTGGAGGAGATCGTCGAAGTGGGCGATCTCGATCCGGACGCCATCCATACCCCCGGCATTTTCGTGCATCGCCTGGTGCTCGGAACCGCATACGAAAAGCGCATCGAAAAGGTGGTGACCCGCTGA